The Globicephala melas chromosome X, mGloMel1.2, whole genome shotgun sequence genome contains the following window.
agagaaaggggcagagacaaagggaggaaaggagggagggagggagagagagggatggacagGACCatagaaggggaggagggagaaagagagagagaaagagggagggagggagagagggggagggagggagagagtgaaagggagagagggagggagggagagagagaaagggaggggggcgagggagggaaagagagagggggagaaaggtagggggagagagagagagggagggagggtgggagggtggaagagaggctgagggagggagagagggagggagatctttggtgtctcttcctcttttccaaaggACACCGCTCTTGTCGGACTGGGGTTccacccttgtgacctcatttaaccttactgACTTCCCCAAGGGTGctatctccaaatatatgcaCCTTGGGATTAGCACTGCAACAGGTGGACTTAATGGTTGGAGTGGGAGCTGGGGGATCCATTTGAATCCATCACAGGGGGGACCGAAGTCTCCCACTTCTACTGTAGACCGGTTTCTTCCGTCCCCTCTGTCCATTTTTGCATCGTTCACTTGGGGCGCTGCTGTTGGGCTGCTCAAGAGACCCCCCTGACGTGCACTAGCTGTTGCATTGTGACAGACGGGAGCGGCAGATGGGACCACCCCTCACCCGGGCAGACCCGGGGCTCCTCTGGCTGCTGGTGCTTGGATCATTCCTGGTACCTTGGGTctacttcccctcctcccccaacccacctttttttttcttttctgtgtttctggcCACCCCACaaggcttgggggatcttagatccccgaccagggattgaacccgggccaccgcagtgaaagcatagagtcctaacccctggaactcCAGGCAATTcccgctccccgccccctccttaGCAGTGTTTGGGAGGGGATGTCGCCCTATCGCTGTGACAGCCACAGAGTCCTGGCCAGGTCCCCCGGCCCATCCCCCACACGTGGAGGCAGCAACTGTGAGCTGGGGGTGCGCCCTGGCCTTCAGTGCTCTGTACACATCACTGGGCGCTGACCACAAGGACTCGCGGTATAAGCGCGACACCCCAGCGCCCAGAGGGTGGTGGAGCATGGCGCCCTTGAAGTGTTTAGCTCgaaaggcaaggaaaagagaaccaggaaaatgtctccagacgcaGGACCCACAGTGAAAAGCAAACCTCAATCCTGCTGTCCAGACACCAGAGAGCACCCCCAAACTGAACACCCGCAGGCCCCTGCCAGGGACCGTCACCTCCACACCTGTGCGTCTCAGGACAGTAAGGGCTCTTTTCAGGCCTCTGACCAGGGGAGGCCTGAGctcttctcatctgtcaaatcgAGACCCTGCTGGACACGATGCCCCCGCAACTGTGAAGCCGCGGGTGCCAGGGCCTTCCTTGTGCTTGTCCAGACCTTCAGGGGTCTTTCTAGTGGGTGGGCACAGGGCGTCTGAGGGGCTTCTCCAGGTGTCTGCTAGGTGCCCGCACTGGGCCGGGGGTGGGCTGTCACCTGTCATTGTTTCCTGCTGAGGGGACTCAACTGCTCAGCCACGCCCAGGACGGAGGCGCCAAACACGTGTTGGGTGGAACATCGCTCTCATGTCCCCGTGCTCTTTACTGCCCTGCAAGGTTCTGGCCGCGTTACCACCTCCTTGTGTCTGCAGGGTCTGCCTGGTCAGGGTCCTCTGTGGGTCTGCCTGGAGGGGTCGGGTATTCCAGGAAAGAGCGGGAGCCCACGCAGCGATGGCAGAAGTGGCTCAGCGGCCGACGGATCAAGGTCAGGGAGGCGGCAGTCCTGGCGGCCACTTCAGGCATCCAGGGTGCGCAAGAGGCAGCAGCGCGGCCCCCGGGAGCTGCGCGGGGTGGGGAAGGCTGAGGACTTGGGGGGGTGCGGCGGCCAGGCCCGGCACGGGCCAGGGAGGACTCATCTGGGCGGGAGGCCAGGCGCAGCAGAGCCAGGGGACCTCGGCTGGCTGGGCCACCCCTGCCAGGACAGGGACTAGAGGGACCAGAACCTGCACGTTGGGATCTGGCGCGGGGGGCTCCGCTGCTGTCCAAGGAGGGGCCGGAGCGACAGAGTCAGTCCCGGCCAGGGCGGAGGCATGGTCGAGTTGCGGGTAGCTCGGGGTCCCCTGGATGTGCTCAGGAGACGGTGGGAGGCCGTCCTGCGGCTCCGCGGTGCTGGGCGCCGGGAGGTGCCCCGGGGCTGCCGGCTCGCCGTCCACCTGCCCCGATGCTGGTTTAGTGTGCACTCTCGGCTTCATCCTCACCAGGAGGTGCGGGCAGTCTCTCTGAAACAGGGGACTGTGGTAGAAGTGTAACTGAGGTCGCGgttgagagagaaaaggaaaccccgaGTCACAAAAGAGTTGCTCGCAAGCAGCAGCCgcctggctgggcccctgggcgCCCTCCCCCAGCCGACCCAGGGCCTCTTTGGAGAAAGCGGGACCCGGTCCCAGCAGGACGCTGTGCCCCAGCTTTGACATCCCCGAGACTCGCTCACTCACCATCACCTTTCGCCCttggaaaatgactgaaaatggcCCCTTAGGACGAGTACAAGGCCCACGAAAGGGGACTTGGCGTTTGCAGGTACGAGACTGCAACAAGGTTCGGTAGCTTTCTAAGGAAGTGTCCGAATCGCTCCCTGGCCAGCACCTCCAGGGGCCAGACCGGGGACGCTGACTGCTTCCCAGGAAAGGACCTGCGCCCCCACTCAAGTGATGCTCTGGAGCTATGGGAGTCAAGGGGGCACAcagacctcccccctccccccggcggGCCACTGTCCCCGAGCAGGAGGACGGGAAGGGCCAGCGTTGCAGCAGTGTCCTCTTGTCCCCCGCTGTGACTGCGTGTCAGGCACGAGCGGCACTGCCCACGTGTCAGGAGTACAGGATGACGCCTTGCCCGCGTgtgctgtgaaatgatcaccacagggGGTCCAGTTCACACGCATCacctcacacagacacaccaaagggaaaaggaggaaggagagaagtgacGTCCTTGTGCTGAGAACGCTTCGGGTCCCCCCATAACAACGTCCCAACACAGCGCGTGGCACTGCCAGCTCCGGCCGTCACGCCGGTGCCCAAGTACCACCTTTAAAGGAAGCTCTCCCGACACGCCTGCCGCCGTCCCAGGCGGCCCCGGGGTTggcacccgccccccacccccgggcccaGCGGCTCAGCCCCTGGAGAGGGCTCCTCCCCCGCCGTCCCCCGCCCTCCTTACCTCGCTCAGGACGTGGGCGGGCCGCTCCTTCGTGGACAGGTTGGTCACGCAGAGGGACGTGTGCATGTCCTGGTACACTTTGCTGAATCCATAGCGGTTAAGCTGGCGGATGAAGCTCTCCACACGTTCTGTCTTGAACACCTTGTCTAGGCCGCCCCTGTCCAAAACCTCCTTTTGAAACAGCGGCCTGTTGACGCCTATGCAAGTCCCGTCTTCATTCCACCCAATGGATGCAAAGCGACTGCTGTGGACGTTCGTCCACAACTTCCTGGGAAAGGGGTGGAAGAGCAGGCTGCCTTCCCACACGGCCTCGCAGGCGGTGCGAGGCCTTTTCAACAAAGGCTCTTCCGTCAAATCCTGGAAAGCGGCTTCTCCAGGCAGCAGCCTGAGGTCGGGGTGCCCCGCGGGCACGGGCTGGTCCAGGGCGAGGGACTGGGGGGTGCAGCTCCCTGAGCCGAGGGCCGGAGCCGCTGTGTCGGGAGGAAGAGGCGCCTCGCCGAAGCCGGGCGCCCTGCCCGCGGCGGGGCCCTTCTCGTCCGCAGCCATGCGGAGCGCGGCGTGCCCCTCCGCCACGTAAACGGGACAGTGCAGCGCTGCCGGCAGCACCCTGGGCTCACACTCCCGCTCAGCCCCTCACAGAAGTGCTCCGGTTGCTCGGGGGTGACAGCACAGCCCAGCCAGGAAGTGACATCATAAAGGGCAGGCCCGTCAGCATGTCAGCCTCCTGCTTCACGCCCGTCATCGCAGGGGGCACGAAGACACTCGTGCACGGGTGCAGAGCCACAGGCCGAGCGCTCGTGCAAACCGGCCACGGCCTTCTGGTCCCGGAGCCCCCGGGCCAGGCAGACGTGCATGGACCCACGTGTGACCCACGAGGTCAGAAGTCCTCCTGTGTGTCCCCTGGCCTTCCGGGCCGTGCACAGCACCCATGATTTCAAGCACGAGCATCGCCCGAGACGCGGCCCACGGTCAAGGGCGCTAAAACATTACAATTCACCTATGAACTGGAAGAAAAACCCTCATGATGTCTGGGTCTGCAAAGTGCCTACCTTACCCTCTCCCTGGAGAGGTGTCCCATGGGTGCTGAGCAGGAATCGGACTCTGGACCCCCGCCCTCACCCGCAGCAGCCCTTTCCCTCCATTACCCACAGCAGAGGCCAGACTCAGATGAAACGTTCAGGGAAATTTATTAAAGAGAAACATTGACTGAAACCATTGAACACAGGGCATAACAACACACAGAGGAACTTCTAACGGCCACCGGAGCTCACGGGTCCCGGCCCCACCCAGGGTCCTCAAAAAGGTGCCTCCGCTACACCCCACCCGGCGGCCCTCCATCTCCCCACAGTCTCCCTTCCTGAGGGCCCCGCGGGTGGCCTCTCGCCAGGAAGATGGGCGCCGGCCATGCCCGCTCCCCCCAGGGCAGACCCTCCATTTCTGGCCCACATGCccggggcctggccctgccctacGGCGGGCACAGGACAGTCCCACAGCAGGGCGCACGCCACCGAGCCGGGGACGTGGAGTCCCGAGGAACAACGGGGTGGCCCAGCAGAACACAAGCCCTGGGGGGCCTCCCGCAGACCTCCTGCAGCCCCGGTCAAGGTCTTCCTTCCGAAGGTCGCAGGTGGGATCCCAGGTCCTGGGGTGGGCGCTGGCTGTGACCTCGTCCATCCCGTCCTTCCCGCCGGCTCCTGGGACTGGGCTCGGGGTCTCCACGCCGCGCAGGGCTTGGGGGAACTGCTCAGAGGAGAACACATGCACATTTCCACAACAACAGGCAGCGCTGGGCCTGAATCTATGCCCAGAAAGCACACGTTGAGCTCACGACACTGGCCCACAGAGACCAGAGCCTTGGCTGGCACGTGGCGCACCTCAGGGCTCTGCGGGGGGACGATGGCtagggtgtgtgtgttggtgggaggGGAGCGGGGGCTGGGGGGTTCCTTGACACCTGGGTCCCTCTGGGGCCTACAGGGACACATTTGGGCTTGCCAGTACAGGGAGCAACCTGCCCCAGGGGATGATGAATAGGGGTCCCCTCTcaggagggaggcccaggcaCCTGGAGTGGCCCCTAATATGGGGCCAGTAGGCTGCCAGGCctggcctccccctgcctccaAGCGTGGGGGCCCTGGGGCCTGCTGAGCCTACTGGCCCGAGGTGGACCCCGGGGGGCTCATCTCTGCAGCCCCGTCCTCATTTCCCGGCTCTTCTGGGATGGGCTTGAGCCCCTCCTCGGCCTCCTGGCCTCCTGCCTGGGCGAGGCCCTCTGGCTCCCAGCCAGGACCTCCTGGGGCCACCGGGGAAGCACTGCCCATCCGGCCAGGCATGGGGACCCCGGGGGCATCTGAGGGTCCTGCCTGACCTAGGCCCGCAGGGGCGGCAGCACTTCCATCTTCCTGAGTGGCCGTGGACGCCTTGCTGGTctccccagggccaggggctgccctggcGGCACCATGGTCttcaggggctgccctggtggcaccaTGGTCTTCAGGGGCCGCCTCGCCAGCCTGGGCAGTGCCGGCAACTGCCGCACTGGCCTCCTCACGTGCCGGGTGGTCCTCGGCGCGCCCTTCCTTGGAACGGGCGGCCTGGGCGGTGCTATCTTCACCGGCCGGGGAGGCCTTGGTGCCATGTGCAGTGGTGCCTGCGGTGATGGCCTCATGGGCCGGGGCGGCCTGGGCGGCTGCTGCCAGGACTCCAACGTCCACACGGGCCTCTTCCTGCCCTGGGAAGTGCTCCCTGCTAGCCGGGTCGGCGTCCCAGGCCTCGGTCTTCTGGATGAGCCGCAGCATCTCCGCAAAGCCGGGAGGCCTCCTCATCAGCCGCCTCCTCCTCAGCGTGTCCCGGAGCGTGTCGTTCAGCCGGGCCCGCATCAGCACCTGCCGGGCGCGCGCCTGGTCCGCCATGGCCGGGTGGATGGCCCCCTTCTCCAGGGCCGACTGCAGCAGGCCTTCCAGGCGCATCACGTACGCAGAGAGAGTCTCCTGGGGCCGCTGGGCACAGGTCACGAACTTCAGCCGAGCACTCCCCCGGGGGTCCTTGTTCCCAAACACCTGCACCAGCGCGGccaggcagtcctgggcagcCAGCTCGGGATCTTCCGCCAGGAGGCCGCGCAGGAGGTCCAGCGCGGGGCCGCGCAAGCTCTCCaccagcctcctcctcctctccctctcagaCACGTGGCGCCACAGGTGCAGCGTGTGGCTGGCCTGCTCCAGCCAGCTCTCAGAGGACCCTTCCCCGTGGCCCGGCTCTTCCATCCCAGAGAAGGTTCCCAGCTCCTGGTAGCCCATGCTGTCCAGCACGGGCTGCGAGGCCTGCCTCCACTGCTGGGTCCCGGGCCCTGCCTCACCCATGGCGCCTGCCGCTGTCACAACTGCTTCCTCAGGCGCAGCCGTTGCCCCGCCCGTGGGTCCTGCCATACTCAGAAGTCCTGCCAcgcctgcaacatttctgtaacctgcagctccttcctcatctgactCAGCTCCTGCTTGACCTTCAGCTCCTGCTTGACCCTCAGCTCCTGCTTCACCCTCAGCTCCTTCcgcacctgcagctccctcctcacctgcagctccctcctcaccttcagctccctcctcaccttcagctccctcctcacctgcagctccttcctcatctgactCAGCTCCTGCTTCACCTTCATCTCCTGcttcacctgcagctccttcctcacctgcagctcctgcctcacctgcagctcctgcctCACCTGAGGTTCCGTCgtcacctgcagctccttcctcatctgactCAGCTCCTGCTTCACCTTCAGCTCCTGCTTGACCCTCAGCTCCTGCTTCACCCTCAGTTCCTTCCGCACTtgcagctccttcctcatctgactCAGCTCCTGCTTCACCTTCATCTCCTGcttcacctgcagctccttcctcgcCTGCAGCTCCCGCCTCATCTgaggctccctcctcacctgcggctcctgcctcacctgaggctccctcctcacctgcagctccctcctcaccttcagctccctcctcgcctgcagctccctcctcaccttcagctccctcctcgcCTGCAGCTCCCttctcacctgcagctccctcctcaccttcatctccctcctcacctgcagctcccttctcacctgtacctccctcctcaccttcagctccctcctcacctgcagctccctcctcaccttcagctccctcctcacctgaagCTCCcgcctcaccttcagctccctcctcacctgcagctcccgcctcaccttcagctccctcctcacctgcagctccctcctccccttcagctccctcctcacctaaGGCTTCCTCCTCACCTGTGTCTCCCTCCATACCTGCGACTCCCGCCTCCCCTGCAGCTTCCTCCTCCCCTGCAGTTCCTGAGTGACCTGCAGTTCCTGCCTCACCCGCCCTGCCAACCACTGCTTGTCCCTGGGGCTGCGCAGGGCAATTGGGTCTATCCTGTGAATCAGCAtcaggggcctggggcaggcagACCACAGTCCAGGGCCCTCCCTTGCCTGGTATTTGGCGGGGGAGCAAGCTTCGATTTAAACACTCAGCAAACTCGACCAGGGCAACACTCGACCCCAGCTCCTTTCTGTAGACCTTGCCCAGCACTCGGTACCTGCCCAGGGAACGCAGGGCAGCCTGCACAACCTCCTGGAATTCCTGGTCTTTGCAGTCATCTGGGATTCCCAGGATGAGCAGAGATCGCTGAGCATTCACGCCCATCGACCTGCACCAGTCCCGCAATACCGCCAGAGCCATCGCCATCTTCGAGGACCTGAGGGTGGGGGGAAGCGATCAAACAGGTGTGCACAGGCTGTTGAAGTGTGGGAATCGGCCTGTGGGTGCAAAGAGGAGAGAATCATGTTTGTGCCACACAGCCCACCCTAGTGCCCCTCACAGCAGCAGCCTGGAGCACCTCCCTGCCCTGTTTGGTTTGTTTGACTTTAGGaaactttttttataaattacatttatttacaagatagaaggctagggacttccctggtggctcagtggttaagaatccacctgccagtgcaggggacacaggttcgatccccggtccgggaagatcccacaagccgcggagcaactaaccccacgcgccacaaccactgaccccagcgctctagagcccacgagccacaactactgagtccacgtgacacaactactgaagcccacatgcctggagcccgtgctctgcaacaagagaagccaccgtaatgagaggcctgcgcaccgcaacgaagagtagcccccgctcgctgcacctagagaaagcccgcgcgcagcaacaaagacccaacgcagccaaaagtaaaaataaaatttaaaaataataacaaaagagcACTTGTTGCGTACGactcaagaaacaataataaagtaaaataaaataatttttttaaaaaagacagatagaAGGCTCGTCACCTTTTCTACATTTCTGGCCTCAGTTTTAGGAAGCTGCCTTTTTCCCAAGGAATTTTTCAAGTCTTCCAATTTGTTAGCATAAACATTTCCATAATGTCCCATAATATTCCCCTATATCCTCTTTGTTAATGTACATCTGATCCGTAACGTTGGCCCTCTTTCATTCCTCATATTGGGGATCAGCGTTCTTTCTACGTTTCCGTGATTCATCGTTCTAGGACTTGCTCGGTTTCCTTGCTCTTTTGAAAGAAGCGCGTGGCTTCGTTCACCGTGTCCATAATTTGCTTTCTATCACTGATTTCCTCTCTTAGCTCTCTTATTACttcattttatgtttcctttgctcttcttcttctagcaTCTCTCAATGGACTGTTGGCTCACTGATTTTATGTCCTGACTCTTTTCTAACAGAAGCATTTAGAGGAATACAGTTTCCTCCTGTCGCTTTTTGCTGCCTCCCACTAATTTTGGTAAGTTGTGCTTTTTTAGTATtcacttggaaatattttctaagtccccctgtgatttttctctttgatccatgggtttcccaatatttgaagatatattatCATTAGTACCATCAAATAAAATTCCCCCGTGATGAGAAAACTTATCATGGAAACTTGCAATACTGCTAAATTTATGGAGACTGTTTTACAACTCTGGTATGGCGTGTCCGGGTGAATGTGCAAAGCACCCTCGTAAAGAATCTGTGTACTCTGTGTGGAGGCCAGGGTCttgccctgcccacccacctctgCAATTCCTGTGCCACCCGGACAGAGGCGACCTGAAGCTCTCGATGCCTAATGCAGTGGGCCAGAGCCCCTCCCTGAACCCCCACAAATCCATCTGCCATGGCCAACAGCCTCCACCAGATCACAGCAGCCCCAGCGCCTCCCCCTCTCAGCTTCACttacgcccccccccccccgcccccgtggcCAGGCGGCTCCTCCCCGACCCCTCGCACTACATCCCCTCCAtacaccctcccccacccaccagctGGTGGCGCTCCGCTCTGGGCCCCGGAAGCCGGGCGCCCCGCCATGCGTAGAGGTCAGACTGCCTCTCTCACCTCCCCACACCGGGGAGTCCTCCCCCGAGCACACTCAGCGCCAGGGGCTCTCGCTTCTCGTACCCCAGACGCAGAGCCCACCCGTCTTGCCCCCGCCCACCCGGGAGCCGGAGCCCCCTAACTGCCACGAGcgtcctcccccccccccacgccccgccCCGCCGGGAGCTCCCCTAACGCCTACCGCACCCGCGCCCGGGAGTCCTCCCCATCGACCCCCGCCTCAGCCTTCCTCCCGCCACACGCAGCAGCCGTTAGCCCTCCCCTCCCGTCTCGGCCCCGGGGGTGGGGCCCGTCCCGTCTCGTCccgtcctccccacccccgcagccAGTCGTCCTCTCCTCTGGCCCCCAAGGCCGGCCCCACCCGACCAGCAGGAAGCCCTCCGCTCAGGCCCCCCCCACGCTTAGCCATTAGCCCCACCCTCTGCACCCCGACTCCAGAACGCCCCCCACCAGCCACCCCAGAAGCCAGCGGTCCTCCCCTCTGACCCGCTCACTGGGGGACCCTTCCCTCAGCCCCCCTTCAGCCCGCTACCCTCCGCCGCCGCTCCCCCACTCCCAACCGAGCAGCCCGTAGCCCTCCCCCGACCTCCACTCCTTCCCGGGGCCCCCGGTACCTGCGGAGTCCAGCCCCCGGCAAAGCCCCCGCCTGTCTCCTGACTCGCTCTGACTCTGTGGATGGCTCCGGAGTCCCGCTCACGAGGGGCTGAAGAGCTCGTCTCAGCAGAGCAGCCAGGAACTGTGCCGCCGACTGTCCCAGGCACTCTGTGCGAACGCCACGTGGGCTTCCGGGTGCTCCCGGAAGCCCCAGGAAGATGAGGGAGAAAGTTCTAGACGTCTCTTTACCGAGAAACTGGTTGGATCAGAAGAGCACGTGAGGAGGCGCTCTGCTACGGAAGCAGCAGTAGCCATGCGCACTGAGGGCCTGAGGTCCCAAGGCTTGGCGCCTCCGGAAGCAAAAGACACGCCCATTGGCCTTCCACCAATAGGAAGGCCTCCTGCGAGGCTGCGGAGTTGGGGGAGCGAACTTGGCGATGCAGAGCCCGTTGTGGCAAGTACGTCCATTTGTCTTTACAGGTGGTTTTCTACTGTGATTGATAATGTCATAAACCTATTcttatttctttggtttgttttgaattttattttatgtatttttttatacagcaggttcttatgagttacccattttatacatattagcgtacatatgtcaatcccaatctcccaattcatcacaccccccgcccgcccccaccaTTTTCTCACCTTGGTGCCCATATgtttgtgctctacatctgtgtctctatttctgccctgcaaacaggttcatctgtaccatttatctaggttccacatatgtgcattaatacacgatatttgtttctctctttctgacttccttcactctgtatgacagtctctagatccatccacagctctacaaatgacccaatttcgttcctttgtacggctgagtaataaataatagtaataaagctcttctttatatggACTGGTTTCTTGTCTAGCTGTATCAACTAGCCATCTTCTCACATGGCACAAGAGGATGAGGCAGCCGTCTGGGGCCTCTTTTAAAAGGGAggtaatctcattcatgagggctcccccCTCATGGGCTAATCACTTCCCAGGGcctgagggaggactgaggggagcctggaccccagaacagagttggccctgggaggccatagGGCAGAATGAGCACGTacagcacttcctgacatccgggtctcagagacGCTGGGGAGGGGGAGCACGGGGCGGGGTCTCAGAGAGGCTAGGGAGGGGGAATAAGGGTCGGGGTGTCTGGGGGGCACGGGAGAGAATCCCAGGTCCTCCGTGGAGTCAAGGTGAGGGCcctgagggaggactgaggggagcctggaccccagaacagagttggccctgggaggccaaAGGGCGGGATGAGCAcgtgcagcacttcctgacatccgggtctcagagacGCTGGGGAGGGGAGTACGGGGCGGGGTCTCAGAGAGGCTAGGGAGGGGGTATAAGGGTCGGGGTGTCTGGTGAGCACGGGAGTGAATCCCAGGTCCTTCGTTGAGCCAAGGTGAGGGCCCTGAGACAGGACTGaggggagcctggaccccagaacagagttggccctgggaggccatagGGCAGAATGAGCACATACAacacttcctgacatccgggtctcagagacTCTGCGGAGGGGGAGTACGGGGCGGGGTCTCAGAGAGGCTCGGGAGGGGATATAAGGGTCGGGGTGTCTGTTGGGCACGGGAGAGAATCCCAGGTCCTCCGTGGAGTCAAGGTGAGGGCcctgagggaggactgaggggagcctggaccccagaacagagttggccctgggaggccatagGGCAGAATGAGCAcgtgcagcacttcctgacatccgggtctcagagacGCTGGGGAGGGGTAGTACGGGGCGGAGTctcagagaggctgggaagggggTATAAGGGGCGGGATCCTAGGCGGGCACAGGAGAGAATCCCAGGTCTTATGTAGAGTCAGGGTGAGAGCCCTGAGTGTGGACTGAGGGGAACCTGGATCCCAGGACCGAGTTGGCCCTTCCAGCCATAGGGCGGGATGAACAGgtgcagcacttcctgacatccgggtctcagaCACCCTGGAGAGGGGGAGCACGGGGCGGGGTATCAGAGAGGCTGCAGAGGGGGTATAAGGGGCGGGGTGTCTGGTGGGCACTGCGGAGAATCCCAGGTCCTGTGTGGAGTCAAGGTGAGGTCCCTGAGGGAGTACTGAGGGCAGCCTGCATCCCAGAACTgagttggccctgggaggccgtcacgtgcagcacttcctgacatccgggtctcagagaAGCTGGGGACCTGGGATAAGGGGCGGGGTCTCATGAGGGCAGAGGGTAAAATGTCAGGTCCCTGGTGGACTAAGATTAGGGCCCTTAGGCAGGACTGAGGGGACCCTGAGGGAGGACAAAAGGGACCCACCATATCACCGCCCTTGCAGGTGGCCGTGGGAGGCCCCGGGGTGGGATGAGCACGGTAGGCCTGTCCTGACGTCCTGACGTCAGGGTCTCAGAGAGACTGGAGACCTGGTATAAGGAGCAGGGACTCACACTGGCAGACGGGACAATCCCAGGTCCTGCCCAGAGTCCAGCCTGCACGCGAGGAAGGAAGGACTGAGGACGTTAGACCCCAACACAGGGAGGGATCCTTTGCCCTTCCACGGGGGCCTTGGAGGCGCCAGAGCACGGTCAGCAGATGAGATGTTTCCTGACCTCTGGGTCGGGGTCCTCAGGAGATCAGGTGTTTGGTGTGAGGGGTGAGCCTTCAGGTCCGCAGAGGGTGGACTCCCAGGACCCCGAGGGAGGACTGAGCAGACCCCCAGCCCTGGAACAGGGGCCTCAACAGAAACCTGCCCCTGTGGTCAGCGCTGGGAGGCCAGGCAGGATgtgaggaggaggtgaggacccAGCATCTCCCCATCCTAGGACCCTCGGGAGGCCCTGGGCAGGTGCGGCCACCTGTGGGGCCCCCTCACTGCTTTCTGTTCAGATTCGGGGTCCTgttctgagtttcccttccgGCCTGCAAAGGGGAGGGTCCAGGCCCTTAAGGGGAACAGTGAGCACGACGAGCGACCCCGAGGGGACCACCCACCCCAGAACTCAGAACTGGGGGGACCTCACAGAGTCCGGCCCAATCCTCCTACCAGCACCGAGGCCCAGAGCTGTGCCACAGTGTACACAAGAGGTGCGCCCTCCATTCCTCTTACAGGGGCTCCAGGACCCGGGAGGCGAAGGCCCAGGTCTGAGGACCGTGTcctcagggcacagagcagaggaggcCCAGGCAGCGCCAGGAGCCAAGGGGAGGTGCGTGCCCTGAGTGTGTACCCAGGGGCTCCCCCTCCCAGAACAGAGGGGACCCCACAACACCCAA
Protein-coding sequences here:
- the LOC132594593 gene encoding heat shock transcription factor, X-linked-like, which gives rise to MHVCLARGLRDQKAVAGLHERSACGSAPVHECLRAPCDDGPLHCPVYVAEGHAALRMAADEKGPAAGRAPGFGEAPLPPDTAAPALGSGSCTPQSLALDQPVPAGHPDLRLLPGEAAFQDLTEEPLLKRPRTACEAVWEGSLLFHPFPRKLWTNVHSSRFASIGWNEDGTCIGVNRPLFQKEVLDRGGLDKVFKTERVESFIRQLNRYGFSKVYQDMHTSLCVTNLSTKERPAHVLSERDCPHLLVRMKPRVHTKPASGQVDGEPAAPGHLPAPSTAEPQDGLPPSPEHIQGTPSYPQLDHASALAGTDSVAPAPPWTAAEPPAPDPNVQVLVPLVPVLAGVAQPAEVPWLCCAWPPAQMSPPWPVPGLAAAPPQVLSLPHPAQLPGAALLPLAHPGCLKWPPGLPPP
- the LOC115850477 gene encoding paraneoplastic antigen Ma6E-like, encoding MAMALAVLRDWCRSMGVNAQRSLLILGIPDDCKDQEFQEVVQAALRSLGRYRVLGKVYRKELGSSVALVEFAECLNRSLLPRQIPGKGGPWTVVCLPQAPDADSQDRPNCPAQPQGQAVVGRAGEAGTAGHSGTAGEEEAAGEAGVAGMEGDTGEEEALGEEGAEGEEGAAGEEGAEGEKGAAGEEGAEGEEGAAGEEGAEGEEGAAGEEGASGEAGAAGEEGASDEAGAAGEEGAAGEAGDEGEAGAESDEEGAASAEGTEGEEGAEGEEGAEGEEGAAGEEGAAGAEGAEGEAGAEGQAGAEGQAGAESDEEGAAGYRNVAGVAGLLSMAGPTGGATAAPEEAVVTAAGAMGEAGPGTQQWRQASQPVLDSMGYQELGTFSGMEEPGHGEGSSESWLEQASHTLHLWRHVSERERRRRLVESLRGPALDLLRGLLAEDPELAAQDCLAALVQVFGNKDPRGSARLKFVTCAQRPQETLSAYVMRLEGLLQSALEKGAIHPAMADQARARQVLMRARLNDTLRDTLRRRRLMRRPPGFAEMLRLIQKTEAWDADPASREHFPGQEEARVDVGVLAAAAQAAPAHEAITAGTTAHGTKASPAGEDSTAQAARSKEGRAEDHPAREEASAAVAGTAQAGEAAPEDHGATRAAPEDHGAARAAPGPGETSKASTATQEDGSAAAPAGLGQAGPSDAPGVPMPGRMGSASPVAPGGPGWEPEGLAQAGGQEAEEGLKPIPEEPGNEDGAAEMSPPGSTSGQ